Proteins from a genomic interval of Calorimonas adulescens:
- a CDS encoding flagellar hook protein FlgE, which translates to MMRSMFSAISGLKAHQAMMDVIGNNIANVNTPGYKTARITFKDVFSQTLRGATGPQEGRGGTNPQQIGLGVSVASIDNLFTNGSSQRTDNPLDLSISGNGFFVVGDNSGRYFTRAGNFGLDSSGNLVNSSGYLVLGWQADVDGNYDTATEPAALNLFNKLTLGAMPTTNITMGGNLDAGTPDTSPDNEISYNVSIYDSLGNEHILTLHFTRTGSNTWDVSLTTNDSSITSTFPAAVTFTFDANGKLTDTDTVATDGIMTLPITGITYNNGAATQDITISFPIDNFTMFAGDTTAKAVDKDGYAAGTLESFTIDQYGKVVGTYSNGGRQLLGVLAIADFANEGGLQKIGDNLFIDTNNSGNPEIGQAGGRGLGVINPGTLEMSNVDLSQEFTNMIIAQRGFQANSRIITAADELLQELVNMKR; encoded by the coding sequence ATGATGCGTTCAATGTTTTCAGCCATTTCTGGGTTAAAGGCCCATCAGGCAATGATGGATGTAATTGGCAACAATATTGCCAATGTAAATACCCCTGGGTATAAGACTGCCAGGATAACATTTAAAGATGTGTTCAGTCAGACTTTAAGAGGAGCTACAGGGCCTCAGGAAGGCAGGGGTGGTACCAATCCTCAACAGATAGGACTTGGTGTATCGGTAGCTTCTATTGACAACCTGTTTACCAATGGCAGTTCACAAAGAACTGATAACCCACTCGATCTGTCAATAAGCGGAAATGGATTTTTCGTAGTTGGCGACAACAGTGGCAGATATTTTACCAGGGCTGGAAATTTTGGGCTTGATAGCTCAGGTAATCTTGTAAATTCTTCAGGTTACTTGGTTCTCGGTTGGCAGGCAGATGTGGATGGCAATTATGATACTGCAACAGAACCTGCAGCCTTGAACCTGTTTAATAAATTGACACTGGGGGCCATGCCTACAACCAATATAACGATGGGAGGCAACCTGGATGCAGGAACACCCGATACCTCCCCGGACAATGAAATTTCATATAATGTATCTATATATGATTCATTGGGGAATGAGCACATTTTAACTCTGCATTTTACTCGTACTGGCTCTAATACATGGGATGTCAGTCTGACTACAAATGATAGCTCAATAACCTCTACTTTCCCTGCTGCTGTTACGTTTACATTTGATGCAAATGGTAAGCTTACTGACACTGATACTGTAGCAACAGATGGCATTATGACATTGCCAATAACTGGCATAACTTATAACAATGGTGCTGCAACTCAGGATATAACAATATCATTTCCAATCGATAACTTTACAATGTTTGCTGGAGATACAACAGCCAAAGCTGTAGACAAGGATGGTTATGCAGCAGGCACATTGGAAAGTTTTACAATTGACCAATATGGTAAGGTGGTTGGTACCTATAGCAACGGGGGCAGACAGCTTCTTGGTGTCCTTGCTATTGCGGATTTTGCCAATGAGGGTGGTCTTCAAAAGATTGGCGACAACCTTTTTATAGACACAAATAATTCAGGGAATCCGGAAATTGGCCAGGCCGGAGGTAGAGGACTAGGTGTGATAAATCCAGGCACTCTTGAAATGTCCAACGTTGACCTCTCACAGGAATTTACAAACATGATTATAGCTCAGAGAGGCTTTCAGGCAAACTCACGTATAATAACTGCAGCCGATGAGCTTTTACAGGAATTAGTTAATATGAAGAGATAA
- a CDS encoding TIGR02530 family flagellar biosynthesis protein, producing the protein MIINKILPEQLTGPVKSENHEAKDNSFKKVLDEELKTTEYLNFSKHASERIEGRNIYLSQDDINKLSSAVKKAQDKGIKNSLVLMDDRAFIVNIKSRTVITAVDGQHLKENVFTNIDGAVIV; encoded by the coding sequence ATGATTATAAATAAAATATTACCTGAACAGTTAACAGGGCCAGTCAAAAGTGAAAACCATGAAGCTAAAGATAATTCTTTCAAAAAAGTTTTAGATGAAGAATTAAAAACTACAGAATATCTTAATTTTTCGAAGCATGCCAGCGAAAGGATAGAAGGCAGAAACATCTATCTTTCGCAAGATGACATCAATAAATTGAGTTCTGCTGTGAAAAAGGCTCAGGATAAAGGCATAAAGAACTCGCTTGTGCTCATGGACGATCGTGCCTTTATAGTCAACATAAAGTCAAGGACGGTTATTACGGCCGTAGATGGACAACATTTAAAGGAAAATGTATTTACCAATATAGACGGTGCTGTGATAGTATAG
- a CDS encoding flagellar hook capping FlgD N-terminal domain-containing protein — MQQVSMNVENFLVEPTKDVKSNDTLDKEAFLNLLITQLKNQDPLQPMDDQEFIAQIAQFSTLESVQNVYSGVNQLKAIDLIGKSISANSSSGDDTISGIVQGIRVDKGNAYIIVNGIDIPIDNVITVAPSE; from the coding sequence ATGCAGCAGGTCAGTATGAATGTGGAAAATTTTCTCGTAGAGCCGACAAAAGATGTCAAGAGCAATGACACCCTTGACAAAGAAGCATTTTTAAACCTTCTTATAACGCAACTTAAAAATCAGGATCCATTGCAACCTATGGATGACCAAGAATTTATTGCTCAGATTGCTCAGTTTAGTACTCTGGAAAGTGTTCAGAATGTATATTCTGGAGTAAACCAATTAAAAGCAATAGATCTTATTGGCAAGAGTATATCTGCCAATTCATCTTCAGGAGATGATACAATATCTGGAATTGTGCAGGGCATACGGGTAGACAAGGGAAACGCATATATAATAGTCAACGGTATCGATATTCCAATAGATAATGTCATAACGGTAGCACCTTCAGAGTGA
- a CDS encoding flagellar hook-length control protein FliK produces MNAALQNVNISNLLFPENKLKGGAEKNDTFKITLDNILKKIINENDLSILSVLIGSINPVNILQTDINGTAESESVKPSMSLDNNMEKLNVNLSNLLKTVESILDKLTLPNANGADTQGKIETTLGVFLDKNGADTQSKIETALGVLLDKNGADTQSKIETALGILLDKNKAADETKIQNISQDKLLKQNIDSMGLVSTSDDGVNIADMQQMGNDKVSDTSGAVENGEHAILNAENNSEELVNKKQEFRPGQFQNESQNVDRMMDYFSVSHMSDAAFKSENELAVPDKVQTGTTIENIFSQIVDGVRLILKDSEKSEALISLKPPNLGKLVMQIVVDKNVITAKITTQNQDVKNMIETNIDQLKNSLNQQGIQVDNLSVSVDSGGLFNNGQHRTPERRHQIFFTNVEQEYKDYEFVSFINKEHVDCIV; encoded by the coding sequence GTGAATGCGGCATTGCAAAATGTGAATATTTCTAACTTATTATTTCCTGAAAATAAATTAAAAGGTGGTGCTGAAAAAAATGATACCTTTAAAATAACTCTGGATAACATATTGAAGAAGATCATAAACGAGAATGATTTAAGTATTTTATCAGTACTTATTGGCTCAATCAATCCTGTTAATATTCTGCAAACCGATATAAATGGAACTGCCGAAAGTGAAAGTGTTAAACCATCAATGAGTTTAGATAACAATATGGAAAAACTCAACGTTAATTTGTCAAATTTATTAAAGACAGTTGAGTCTATACTTGATAAATTGACATTACCCAATGCCAATGGTGCAGATACCCAGGGTAAAATTGAGACAACTTTAGGGGTATTTCTGGACAAGAATGGTGCAGATACCCAGAGTAAAATTGAAACAGCTTTAGGGGTACTTCTGGATAAGAATGGTGCAGATACCCAGAGTAAAATTGAAACAGCTTTAGGGATACTCTTGGACAAGAACAAAGCGGCTGATGAAACAAAAATACAAAATATATCGCAAGATAAATTGCTAAAGCAAAACATAGACAGTATGGGACTCGTCTCAACTTCTGATGATGGGGTTAATATTGCGGATATGCAACAAATGGGTAATGACAAAGTTTCTGATACTTCAGGTGCTGTGGAGAATGGAGAACATGCGATTTTAAATGCTGAAAACAATAGTGAAGAGTTAGTCAATAAGAAACAGGAGTTTAGGCCTGGCCAATTTCAAAATGAATCCCAAAATGTAGACAGAATGATGGATTATTTTAGTGTTTCTCATATGTCTGATGCTGCCTTTAAATCAGAAAATGAATTAGCCGTACCTGACAAAGTCCAGACAGGTACGACCATAGAGAACATCTTTAGTCAGATTGTAGATGGGGTAAGGTTGATATTAAAAGACAGTGAGAAAAGTGAAGCTCTTATAAGCTTAAAGCCACCAAACCTTGGCAAGCTTGTCATGCAGATTGTAGTAGATAAAAATGTAATCACAGCAAAGATTACTACTCAGAACCAGGATGTAAAAAATATGATAGAAACAAACATAGACCAGCTTAAAAATTCACTAAATCAACAAGGTATACAGGTGGACAATCTTTCAGTATCAGTTGACAGCGGTGGATTATTCAATAATGGTCAGCATCGAACCCCTGAGAGGCGACATCAGATATTTTTTACAAATGTCGAACAGGAGTATAAGGATTATGAATTTGTATCATTTATCAATAAGGAGCATGTAGATTGCATTGTGTGA